A window of the Streptomyces sp. NBC_01351 genome harbors these coding sequences:
- a CDS encoding alpha-(1->3)-arabinofuranosyltransferase domain-containing protein, translating into MSAPTLQLPAAPPSRPRPESRIGRRWLAVFWLLVLSAFLAAAPGRIAFDTKLAVALDPVGFLGSLGTLWQSEGSFGGLSNQYVGYAFPMLPYYLITDLLQLPVWLAERLWLSLVVTAAFWGALRLAERLGYGTRPSRLLGAACYALWPVFTIVVGSTSAAALPGAVLPWVLLPLTRFASARAAALRSALVIPLMGGVNATSVAASLLPVGLYLLSRPGGSRKWRLIAWWVPGVLLATAWWAVPLVLLNSYGADFLRYIEQASTTTATMSATELLRGAGNWVAYLHFGSAWLPAGWDVAANVLVIACSALAAALGLAGLARRDLPERRWLLLVVGTVTLITLAGYGGSLGAPFHGAVQQLLDGALAPLRNIYKFQTGLALALALGLAHLCGRPLPRVAARPRLVPALVALAVLPGLALPYLNGNIVQPGSFKALPSQWKQTAAYLTAKASDSRALVVPADAHGLYTWGSTIDEPLDVLADSPWAQYNFVPFGQAGERRYLEAIQEALTTGTRVPGLRAFLERSGVHHLVVRNDLDPTQAGYIPPQTVRATLLASGYERVTGFGSPITSGQLPPDTPVQVQGLYRQYDAVEIFAPTGGDAAPGRVTTRPVADTAVVSGGPESLLQLSASGTVTDRPVILSGDPLPSGTGAALRATADGQRRGDTLFGLVNGNNSYTYTATETNPADAGQDPGGAPRQILPSGPAGSTAEQTTSVIEGAKSVSASSYGSWLFALPQYDPVGAFDGNSGTAWAEGSSADPVGQWLRLDFNGSVDLPATLKVTPLAGGSLRPTITKVRITTDRGSQVSVLQPQAVAQTVNAPAGPAAWVKITIEGAVTAATGVGGAGFSEISIPGVKATRVLALPAATADTYSLHRTLDLGGSQSGTVETGLNRQLTTDAGAFTVTGSAVALPGPALDALLDQVAPGRATGRIGIESESTTSGSPRNLLDGDLTTAWIAGGKPTVRLAWQGSRSIDQLVLGAAGGLSSRPTQVQLSTPTDAVSAGVDANGLVRFAPLTTDQLTITVTATAPVVVHNPLAGQSLQLPAGLSEVHIPALADLMIRQEAPDTQGAGFTLPCGKGPVVTVDGVAHQTSVSGTVASLRNRHPVTVNLCPATEPTLTLGQGEHRVSASDDGALAVTDLTLSTRAANPAAGPGSRRTVEVLSWSGDERRVRIGVGDAAYVQVHENANSGWRATLNGKPLQSVRLDGWQQGYVVPAGAGGTVLLSYAPDTTYDLGLVLGGLALLVLAGLVVVPALRRRSGGPDVPGAQDWDAADAPRWLLGLVFPLLVLGVVGGPLALLALPLVLIAFRWPNLLPYVAGAAMAAAGLLAVLAPPSGAFAPTAQVLALLAVAATLVTAGGQDTVPRHRAEAP; encoded by the coding sequence ATGAGCGCCCCCACTCTGCAGCTCCCCGCCGCGCCGCCCTCGAGGCCGCGCCCCGAGTCGCGTATCGGCCGCCGCTGGCTCGCCGTCTTCTGGCTGCTGGTCCTGTCCGCCTTCCTGGCTGCCGCACCCGGACGGATCGCCTTCGACACCAAACTCGCCGTCGCGCTCGACCCGGTCGGGTTCCTCGGCTCGCTCGGAACACTCTGGCAGAGCGAGGGCAGCTTCGGCGGTCTGTCCAACCAGTACGTCGGCTACGCCTTCCCGATGCTGCCGTACTACCTGATCACCGATCTGCTCCAGCTGCCGGTCTGGCTGGCGGAGCGGCTGTGGCTGTCGCTGGTGGTGACCGCCGCCTTCTGGGGCGCGTTGCGGCTCGCCGAACGCCTCGGGTACGGCACCCGGCCGAGCCGGCTGCTCGGCGCGGCGTGCTACGCGCTGTGGCCGGTGTTCACCATCGTGGTCGGCTCCACCTCCGCCGCCGCGCTGCCCGGCGCAGTCCTGCCCTGGGTTTTGCTGCCGCTCACCCGCTTTGCCTCGGCGCGCGCCGCCGCACTCCGCTCCGCACTGGTCATCCCGCTGATGGGCGGCGTCAACGCGACCTCGGTCGCGGCCTCACTGCTTCCGGTCGGGCTCTACCTGCTCAGCCGGCCCGGGGGCAGCCGCAAGTGGCGCCTGATCGCCTGGTGGGTGCCCGGCGTGCTGCTCGCCACCGCCTGGTGGGCCGTGCCGCTGGTACTGCTCAACTCCTACGGCGCCGACTTCCTGCGCTACATCGAGCAGGCGTCCACCACCACTGCCACCATGTCCGCCACCGAGCTGCTGCGCGGGGCCGGGAACTGGGTGGCCTACCTGCACTTCGGCTCGGCCTGGCTGCCCGCCGGCTGGGACGTCGCGGCGAACGTCCTGGTGATCGCCTGCTCCGCGCTCGCAGCAGCGCTCGGCCTGGCCGGGCTCGCCCGCCGCGACCTGCCCGAGCGGCGCTGGCTGCTGCTGGTCGTCGGCACGGTCACGCTGATCACCCTCGCCGGATACGGCGGCTCCCTCGGGGCGCCCTTCCACGGTGCGGTGCAGCAGCTGCTCGACGGTGCGCTGGCGCCGCTGCGCAACATCTACAAGTTCCAGACCGGCCTCGCGCTGGCGCTGGCCCTGGGCCTGGCGCACCTGTGCGGCCGGCCACTGCCCCGGGTGGCCGCCCGACCGCGGCTGGTCCCGGCGCTGGTCGCACTCGCGGTACTGCCCGGCCTCGCGCTGCCCTACCTGAACGGCAACATCGTCCAGCCGGGCTCCTTCAAGGCGCTGCCCTCGCAGTGGAAGCAGACCGCCGCCTACCTGACCGCAAAAGCATCCGACAGCCGGGCCCTGGTGGTCCCCGCCGACGCGCACGGCCTCTACACCTGGGGCTCGACCATCGACGAGCCGCTCGACGTGCTGGCAGACTCGCCATGGGCGCAGTACAACTTCGTGCCCTTCGGCCAGGCCGGCGAGCGACGCTACCTGGAGGCGATCCAGGAGGCGCTGACGACCGGCACCCGGGTGCCGGGGCTCCGCGCCTTCCTGGAGCGGTCCGGCGTGCACCACCTGGTGGTCCGCAACGACCTCGATCCCACCCAGGCCGGCTACATCCCGCCGCAGACGGTGCGCGCCACCCTGCTGGCCTCCGGCTACGAGCGGGTGACCGGCTTCGGCTCCCCCATAACCTCCGGGCAGCTCCCGCCCGACACCCCGGTCCAGGTCCAGGGCCTGTACCGGCAGTACGACGCGGTGGAGATCTTCGCCCCCACCGGGGGCGACGCCGCACCCGGCCGGGTCACCACCCGCCCGGTCGCCGACACCGCGGTGGTCAGCGGCGGCCCCGAGTCGCTGCTCCAGCTCTCCGCGAGCGGTACGGTGACGGACCGTCCGGTGATCCTCTCCGGCGACCCCCTGCCATCCGGCACCGGCGCCGCGCTGCGGGCCACCGCCGACGGGCAGCGCCGAGGCGACACGCTCTTCGGCTTGGTCAACGGCAACAACTCGTACACCTACACAGCCACCGAGACCAACCCGGCGGACGCCGGCCAGGACCCGGGCGGCGCGCCGCGGCAGATCCTGCCCTCGGGCCCGGCCGGTTCCACCGCCGAACAGACCACCTCCGTGATCGAGGGCGCCAAGTCGGTCTCCGCCTCCTCGTACGGCTCCTGGCTGTTCGCCCTGCCGCAGTACGACCCGGTCGGGGCCTTCGACGGGAACTCCGGCACGGCGTGGGCTGAGGGCAGCAGCGCGGACCCGGTGGGCCAGTGGCTGCGGCTCGACTTCAACGGGTCGGTGGACCTCCCCGCGACCCTCAAGGTCACCCCGCTGGCCGGGGGTTCCCTGCGGCCCACCATCACCAAGGTGCGGATCACCACGGACCGGGGCTCTCAGGTGAGCGTGCTGCAGCCGCAGGCCGTCGCGCAGACCGTCAACGCCCCGGCGGGGCCCGCCGCATGGGTCAAGATCACCATCGAAGGCGCCGTCACCGCCGCCACCGGCGTGGGCGGGGCCGGGTTCTCGGAGATCTCGATCCCCGGCGTCAAGGCCACCCGTGTGCTGGCCCTCCCGGCTGCTACGGCCGACACCTACTCGCTGCACCGCACCCTCGACCTCGGCGGCTCCCAGTCGGGAACCGTCGAGACCGGGCTCAACCGTCAACTCACCACCGACGCCGGGGCCTTCACGGTCACCGGCAGCGCCGTCGCCCTACCCGGCCCGGCTCTGGACGCCCTGCTGGACCAGGTCGCCCCCGGCCGGGCCACCGGGCGGATCGGCATCGAGTCCGAATCCACCACCTCCGGCAGCCCACGCAATCTGCTCGACGGCGACCTCACCACCGCCTGGATCGCGGGCGGCAAGCCCACCGTCCGCCTCGCCTGGCAGGGCAGCCGCAGCATCGACCAGCTGGTGCTCGGTGCCGCCGGTGGTCTCTCCTCCCGGCCGACCCAGGTGCAGCTCAGCACCCCGACCGACGCCGTCAGCGCGGGGGTGGACGCCAACGGTCTGGTCCGGTTCGCCCCGCTGACCACCGACCAGCTGACGATCACGGTCACCGCGACCGCCCCCGTCGTCGTCCACAACCCGCTCGCCGGGCAGAGCCTCCAGCTGCCAGCGGGCCTGAGCGAGGTGCACATCCCGGCCCTGGCCGACCTGATGATCCGCCAGGAGGCCCCGGACACCCAGGGCGCCGGCTTCACTCTGCCGTGCGGCAAGGGCCCGGTCGTCACCGTGGACGGAGTCGCCCACCAGACCTCCGTGTCCGGCACGGTCGCCTCCCTGCGGAACCGGCACCCCGTCACCGTGAACCTGTGCCCGGCCACCGAGCCCACCCTGACCCTCGGTCAGGGCGAGCACCGGGTGTCCGCCTCCGACGACGGCGCACTGGCCGTCACCGACCTCACCCTCTCCACTCGCGCCGCCAACCCGGCCGCCGGTCCCGGCTCGCGGCGGACGGTGGAAGTCCTGTCCTGGTCCGGAGACGAGCGCAGGGTACGGATCGGCGTGGGCGATGCCGCCTACGTCCAGGTGCACGAAAACGCCAACTCCGGCTGGCGCGCGACCCTGAACGGCAAGCCGCTGCAGTCCGTCCGACTCGACGGCTGGCAGCAGGGCTACGTGGTCCCGGCGGGCGCCGGCGGAACCGTACTGCTCTCCTACGCCCCCGACACCACGTACGACCTCGGGCTCGTCCTCGGCGGCCTCGCCCTCCTGGTGCTCGCCGGGCTGGTCGTGGTACCGGCGCTGCGGCGGCGGAGCGGCGGACCTGACGTCCCCGGTGCGCAGGACTGGGACGCGGCCGACGCGCCCCGGTGGCTGCTCGGCCTCGTCTTCCCGCTGCTGGTCCTCGGCGTCGTCGGCGGTCCGCTCGCACTGCTGGCGCTACCGCTGGTCCTGATCGCGTTCCGGTGGCCGAACCTGCTGCCGTACGTCGCCGGGGCGGCCATGGCCGCCGCCGGTCTACTTGCGGTCCTCGCGCCCCCGAGCGGGGCGTTCGCCCCGACCGCCCAGGTGCTCGCGCTGCTGGCAGTCGCCGCCACGCTGGTCACTGCGGGCGGCCAGGACACTGTGCCCCGGCACCGGGCCGAGGCTCCGTGA
- a CDS encoding class I SAM-dependent methyltransferase, whose amino-acid sequence MKDPSLRRSLALFRAFRSEQSDPETFYSLLAEDAADQVERYTPLAGAVVADVGGAAGHFTEAFRARGAHAFLFEPDLAELHSRGGLPPDHAVVADGYWLPLSDGAADVCFSSNVLEHVPDPATFISEMVRVTRPGGLVYVSYTNWFSPWGGHETSPWHLLGADRARRRYQRRTGHSAKHTLGENLHRVHIGPVLRHVRGRDDVEILSARSRYWPFLAETLVRIPGLREIASWNLLLVMRRTSE is encoded by the coding sequence GTGAAAGACCCCTCTCTGCGACGCTCCCTCGCGCTGTTCCGCGCCTTCCGTAGCGAGCAGAGCGACCCGGAGACGTTCTACTCGTTGCTGGCCGAGGACGCCGCCGACCAGGTCGAGCGGTACACACCCCTGGCAGGGGCGGTGGTGGCCGACGTCGGCGGCGCCGCCGGCCACTTCACCGAGGCGTTCCGGGCCCGCGGCGCGCACGCTTTCCTCTTCGAACCGGACCTTGCCGAGCTGCACTCGCGCGGCGGACTCCCACCCGACCACGCGGTCGTCGCGGACGGGTACTGGCTACCGCTCAGCGACGGCGCCGCCGACGTCTGCTTCTCCTCCAACGTGCTGGAGCACGTGCCGGACCCGGCGACCTTCATCAGCGAGATGGTGCGGGTCACCCGCCCCGGCGGCCTGGTGTACGTCTCGTACACCAACTGGTTCTCCCCCTGGGGTGGCCACGAGACCTCGCCCTGGCACCTGCTCGGCGCCGACCGGGCCCGGCGCCGCTACCAGCGGCGCACCGGGCACAGTGCCAAGCACACCCTCGGCGAGAACCTCCACCGGGTGCACATCGGCCCGGTGCTGCGTCACGTACGCGGGCGCGACGATGTCGAGATCCTTTCCGCACGATCGCGCTACTGGCCGTTCCTGGCCGAGACCCTCGTCCGTATTCCAGGCCTGCGCGAGATCGCTTCCTGGAATCTTCTCCTGGTGATGCGGAGAACCTCCGAATGA
- a CDS encoding glycosyltransferase family 4 protein, with protein sequence MAHRISPHPPPAVTAVRPSPEAPRRITVLAWRDLANPAAGGSELLIDRLSSGLADRGHEVTLLCGGPEPSVDRNYRVVSSGGTYDHFLRTPGAFSRSVGETDLLVEVCNGVPYLAPLWHRGPVMCLVNHVHTDLWDQRLPGPVARAGRMLEHRALTRTHRRSLMVAVSPSTAEAMARIGVPADRIHLVPNGVEAPAPLLPESDEPLFTAVGRLVEYKRIDLLLRLWERVRPITGGKLVIVGDGPERDRLEAQAGPDVVFAGRVDEAEKHRLLCRSWLLLHPSSLEGWGLVVTEAAIRGTPAVGFEIPGLRDSVVHGRTGLLARAESGFAAAWCALALSAERRAAMGAAARRHAEQFTWEHSVDRFQAAAAEAVALHSSGRAGSGRTMAEPPAPTTAERS encoded by the coding sequence ATGGCACATCGGATATCCCCCCACCCACCTCCGGCCGTCACAGCCGTGCGACCGTCGCCGGAGGCCCCACGCCGGATCACCGTCCTCGCCTGGCGCGACCTGGCCAACCCCGCCGCCGGCGGATCCGAACTGCTCATCGACCGACTGTCCTCCGGACTGGCCGATCGCGGGCACGAGGTCACCCTGCTCTGCGGGGGCCCGGAACCGTCCGTCGACCGCAACTACCGCGTGGTCTCCTCCGGCGGCACGTACGACCACTTCCTCCGTACCCCCGGCGCGTTCAGCCGCAGCGTCGGCGAGACCGACCTGCTGGTCGAGGTCTGCAACGGCGTCCCGTACCTGGCGCCGCTGTGGCACCGGGGACCGGTGATGTGCCTTGTCAACCACGTGCACACCGATCTCTGGGACCAGCGCCTGCCCGGACCGGTCGCCCGGGCCGGCCGGATGCTGGAACACCGGGCGCTGACCCGGACCCACCGCCGCAGCCTGATGGTCGCGGTGTCCCCCTCCACCGCCGAGGCGATGGCGCGGATCGGCGTTCCGGCCGACCGCATCCATCTCGTTCCCAATGGGGTCGAGGCCCCCGCGCCGCTGCTCCCCGAATCCGACGAACCGCTGTTCACCGCCGTCGGCAGGCTGGTGGAGTACAAGCGGATCGACCTGCTGCTGCGCCTGTGGGAGCGGGTCCGCCCGATCACCGGCGGCAAGCTGGTCATCGTCGGCGACGGCCCGGAACGGGACCGTTTGGAGGCGCAGGCCGGGCCCGACGTGGTCTTCGCCGGGCGGGTCGACGAAGCCGAGAAGCACCGGCTGCTCTGCCGGAGCTGGCTGCTGCTGCACCCCTCCTCACTGGAGGGGTGGGGCCTGGTGGTCACAGAGGCCGCCATCCGCGGCACGCCCGCGGTGGGCTTCGAGATTCCGGGCCTGCGGGACTCCGTCGTCCACGGTCGCACCGGTCTGCTCGCCCGGGCGGAGAGCGGGTTCGCGGCGGCTTGGTGCGCGCTGGCGCTGTCCGCCGAACGCCGGGCCGCGATGGGTGCGGCGGCCCGCCGCCACGCGGAGCAGTTCACCTGGGAGCACAGCGTCGACCGCTTCCAGGCCGCTGCCGCCGAGGCCGTGGCCCTGCATTCCTCCGGGCGGGCCGGGTCCGGACGCACCATGGCCGAGCCCCCGGCCCCGACCACGGCGGAGCGCTCGTGA
- a CDS encoding DUF3068 domain-containing protein — protein MPVPTGQILDQPAGELPEPAPAPLRLSRTGLVLTAVAAFLLVLAPLLHWYALPNLRKTPIDTRTTTVFTGSGTVFDTKSVAVSPVQELTLTRRVVGNVSQSGPTRAVMDISTQIDTAATLEFRDPRKSVQWTVERWVTDRRTNLPLHSHGESPAFSGEAYLKFPFGLAKRPYVYWDSTLGGTVTLDFQGTAAVNGRTGYRYGTVLAATKVGTQQVPGKLLGLADRSQVVADRYYANGGFSVVVDPVTGTVMDARTQPLVTLRTSAEGPDLLALLRADLTMTAESRGGQVRTAQAAARKLDLVGTTAPVAASVAGLVCLLAAGVLLRRRSSR, from the coding sequence ATGCCCGTGCCCACAGGTCAGATCCTCGACCAGCCCGCGGGGGAACTCCCCGAACCTGCTCCGGCTCCCCTGCGCCTCTCCCGCACCGGCCTGGTGCTGACCGCCGTCGCGGCCTTCCTCCTGGTGCTGGCCCCGCTCCTGCACTGGTACGCGCTGCCGAACCTGCGCAAGACGCCGATCGACACCAGGACCACCACCGTCTTCACCGGCAGTGGCACCGTCTTCGACACCAAGTCCGTCGCCGTGAGCCCGGTCCAGGAGCTCACGCTCACCCGGCGGGTGGTGGGCAACGTCTCACAGAGCGGCCCGACCCGCGCGGTCATGGACATCTCCACACAGATCGACACCGCCGCCACGCTCGAGTTCCGCGACCCGCGCAAGTCCGTCCAATGGACGGTGGAACGCTGGGTGACCGACCGCCGCACCAACCTGCCGCTGCACTCGCACGGCGAGAGCCCCGCCTTCTCCGGCGAGGCGTACCTGAAGTTCCCGTTCGGCCTGGCCAAGCGCCCGTACGTCTACTGGGACTCCACGCTGGGCGGCACTGTGACCCTTGATTTCCAGGGCACCGCGGCCGTGAACGGCCGGACCGGCTACCGCTACGGGACCGTGCTCGCCGCGACGAAGGTCGGGACCCAGCAGGTCCCCGGCAAGCTGCTCGGACTGGCCGATCGCAGTCAGGTCGTCGCCGACCGGTACTACGCGAACGGCGGATTCAGCGTGGTCGTGGACCCGGTCACCGGCACCGTGATGGACGCCCGTACGCAACCGCTGGTGACCCTGCGGACCTCGGCGGAGGGTCCTGACCTGCTGGCCCTGCTGCGGGCGGATCTCACCATGACGGCGGAGAGCCGGGGCGGCCAGGTGCGGACCGCGCAGGCCGCCGCCCGCAAGCTGGATCTGGTGGGCACCACCGCCCCCGTCGCCGCCAGCGTCGCGGGCCTCGTGTGCCTGCTGGCGGCGGGCGTGCTGCTGCGCCGTCGCTCCTCGCGGTGA
- a CDS encoding helix-turn-helix domain-containing protein has translation MSVRTEFAPAAAALRSASLWSTVSAADTERFISLASNEIPTLSLEVMQQIHAQFPQVVEIFDDHGVSGVLTRIRLALGPFVESVRAAGGPKIAGDGAVRFREVAASLDRCETLPGPALDFMRAVYRFGARVSWRRLTEIADGVGIPPAAMYELAEAGFDYIEALVGEAAWDQLSNESLAAGERLRRQCRLVGLLLADQPTDLEATAQYAANIGWRLPDTVAIAVLHRNENVLLPPALGAGVLLDWESEQPRLVVPGSAQAGRADALRQALPGWTGALGPTVPLAQAARSLHWAQTAIGLITAGILPSRGVLDCSEHTTALLLLPPAELIDDMAAGCLAPLASCRPGQADRLADTLLAWLQTRGGAAEVAARIGVHPQTVRYRMRQLRELWGDALDDHDQRFALELVLRARKLQSQLSPVGPLRDLATGRQAGVE, from the coding sequence ATGAGCGTACGAACCGAATTTGCCCCGGCTGCCGCGGCGCTGCGGTCGGCCTCCCTGTGGAGCACCGTCAGCGCCGCCGACACCGAGCGGTTCATCAGCCTCGCCTCCAACGAGATCCCCACGCTCTCGCTCGAGGTGATGCAGCAGATCCACGCCCAGTTCCCGCAGGTCGTGGAGATCTTCGACGACCACGGTGTCTCGGGGGTCCTCACTCGGATCAGGCTGGCCCTCGGCCCCTTCGTCGAGAGTGTCCGGGCGGCCGGCGGCCCGAAGATCGCGGGGGACGGCGCCGTACGCTTCCGCGAGGTCGCCGCCTCCCTCGACCGGTGCGAGACCCTGCCCGGACCGGCGCTCGACTTCATGCGTGCGGTCTACCGCTTCGGAGCCCGGGTGTCCTGGCGCAGACTCACCGAGATCGCGGACGGAGTCGGGATCCCGCCCGCCGCGATGTACGAGCTAGCCGAGGCCGGCTTCGACTACATCGAAGCCCTCGTCGGCGAGGCCGCCTGGGACCAGCTCAGCAACGAGTCCCTGGCCGCCGGCGAACGGCTCCGCCGCCAGTGCCGCCTGGTCGGGCTGCTGCTGGCGGACCAGCCCACCGACCTTGAGGCGACGGCCCAGTACGCCGCCAACATCGGCTGGCGGCTCCCGGACACGGTTGCGATCGCAGTCCTCCACCGCAACGAGAACGTGCTCCTGCCGCCAGCACTCGGCGCCGGCGTCCTGCTCGACTGGGAGAGCGAGCAGCCCCGGCTGGTCGTCCCAGGCTCCGCACAGGCCGGCCGGGCTGACGCGCTGCGCCAGGCACTCCCGGGCTGGACCGGCGCGCTCGGGCCGACCGTACCGCTGGCCCAGGCGGCTCGCTCGTTGCACTGGGCGCAGACGGCGATCGGGCTCATCACGGCCGGGATCCTGCCGTCCCGTGGTGTGCTCGACTGCTCCGAGCACACAACGGCACTGCTCCTGCTGCCCCCCGCCGAACTGATCGACGACATGGCCGCCGGTTGCCTCGCACCACTGGCCTCGTGCAGGCCGGGCCAGGCGGACCGGCTCGCGGACACGCTGCTGGCCTGGCTCCAGACCCGGGGCGGCGCGGCGGAAGTGGCGGCGCGGATCGGCGTCCACCCCCAGACGGTCCGCTACCGGATGCGCCAGCTCAGGGAGCTGTGGGGAGACGCGCTGGACGACCACGACCAGCGCTTCGCCCTGGAGCTGGTGCTCCGCGCCCGGAAGCTGCAGTCGCAGCTCTCGCCGGTCGGGCCGTTGCGCGATCTGGCGACGGGCCGTCAGGCGGGAGTCGAGTAG
- a CDS encoding alpha/beta hydrolase, protein MTTVSPAARRALAVGLTLAACLTSSPVLATAAETPAQDSSGAGLDRYYRQHLGWGSCIKGPDDTTGRDLDQAGVQCADVTVPLDYADPRGRTITVAISRLKATDTRHRIGAILLNNGGPGGPALQSPPQARASMKEVGARYDIVGFDPRFIGRSTALDCGLPVGMTWLSAGTGRAGFDRQVALQKSLADKCRATDAAVLPHITTRNTARDMDVIRGTLGERKISFLGYSYGTYLGTVYTQMFPGRHDRMVLDGAINPSDYRPRLLKGTERENEKALSDWASWAAEHHDTYGLGRSRAEVLAAVDRIVAAAARGPLTIGAGADAFRIDDSQVPLLLFSGIADDTAPARASFGELLSVLAKAAEGRPTIVPPMLVPELRYVLRGEGEPTGAQSAVICGDVAAARDPELYWRDIERNRTAHPLFGALTNNINPCAFWDSPREEPTRVRRDAPALIVAATGDPRTTYKGSVELHKQLPSSRLVTLEGANRHALFGRYGNACVDDQVNQYLATGKLPARDRTCVKQAG, encoded by the coding sequence GTGACCACTGTCAGCCCCGCCGCACGCCGCGCCTTGGCCGTGGGCCTCACCCTCGCCGCCTGCCTCACGTCCTCCCCCGTCCTGGCCACGGCCGCCGAGACTCCCGCCCAGGACAGCTCCGGGGCCGGACTGGACCGGTACTACCGCCAGCACCTCGGCTGGGGCAGCTGCATCAAGGGCCCCGACGACACCACGGGCCGCGATCTGGACCAGGCAGGCGTGCAGTGCGCGGACGTGACCGTGCCCCTGGACTACGCCGACCCCCGGGGGCGCACGATCACCGTGGCGATCTCCCGGCTCAAGGCCACCGACACCCGCCACCGCATCGGCGCGATCCTCCTCAACAACGGCGGTCCGGGCGGTCCCGCGCTCCAGTCCCCGCCGCAGGCCCGCGCGTCGATGAAGGAGGTCGGTGCGCGCTACGACATCGTCGGCTTCGACCCGCGCTTCATCGGGCGCAGCACCGCGCTGGACTGCGGCTTGCCCGTCGGCATGACCTGGCTGTCCGCCGGCACCGGCCGGGCGGGCTTCGACCGCCAGGTCGCCCTGCAGAAGAGCCTGGCCGACAAGTGCCGGGCCACCGACGCCGCGGTGCTCCCCCACATCACCACCCGCAACACGGCCCGCGACATGGACGTCATCCGCGGCACGCTCGGCGAGCGGAAGATCTCCTTCCTGGGCTACTCGTACGGCACCTACCTGGGCACGGTCTACACGCAGATGTTCCCCGGCCGCCACGACCGGATGGTGCTGGACGGGGCGATCAACCCGAGCGACTACCGCCCCCGGCTGCTGAAGGGCACCGAGCGCGAGAACGAGAAGGCGCTGTCCGACTGGGCCTCCTGGGCCGCGGAGCACCACGACACCTACGGCCTCGGCCGCAGCCGCGCCGAGGTGCTCGCCGCCGTCGACCGCATCGTCGCGGCGGCCGCGCGCGGTCCGCTGACCATCGGCGCCGGCGCCGATGCCTTCCGGATCGACGACAGCCAGGTGCCGCTCCTCCTCTTCTCGGGCATAGCGGACGACACCGCCCCGGCGCGGGCGTCGTTCGGCGAGCTGCTTTCCGTACTGGCCAAAGCCGCGGAGGGCCGGCCGACGATCGTGCCGCCGATGCTCGTCCCGGAGCTCCGGTACGTGCTGCGCGGTGAGGGCGAGCCCACCGGCGCGCAGTCCGCCGTGATCTGCGGGGACGTGGCCGCCGCGCGCGATCCCGAGCTCTACTGGCGGGACATCGAGCGCAACCGCACCGCGCACCCGCTGTTCGGCGCTCTGACCAACAACATCAACCCGTGCGCCTTCTGGGACTCGCCGCGCGAAGAGCCCACCCGGGTGCGGCGCGATGCCCCTGCATTGATCGTCGCCGCCACTGGTGACCCGCGTACGACGTACAAGGGAAGCGTCGAGCTGCACAAGCAGCTGCCGAGCTCCAGGCTGGTCACCCTCGAGGGCGCCAACCGGCACGCCCTCTTCGGGCGCTACGGCAACGCGTGCGTGGACGACCAGGTCAACCAGTACCTGGCCACCGGCAAGTTGCCGGCGAGGGACCGGACCTGCGTCAAGCAGGCAGGGTAG
- a CDS encoding GNAT family N-acetyltransferase, with translation MSWLPDDFVHPVLVPLPGGGHHLRPIREADTPLDYPAVMGSRERLWTIFGPAWGWPAATMTYEADQADLLRHEKEIAAHQSFNYALFDAAETALLGCVYIDPPERAGADGEISWWVVDELVGSKVEQALDALVPQWIAADWPFEQPRFLGREISWSDWLALPEHPDT, from the coding sequence ATGAGCTGGCTTCCCGATGACTTCGTCCACCCCGTCCTGGTACCGCTGCCGGGCGGTGGCCATCACCTGCGGCCGATCCGGGAGGCGGACACCCCGCTCGACTATCCGGCTGTGATGGGTTCGCGCGAGCGGCTGTGGACCATCTTCGGCCCGGCCTGGGGCTGGCCCGCGGCCACCATGACCTACGAGGCCGACCAGGCCGACCTGTTGCGGCACGAGAAGGAGATCGCCGCACACCAGTCCTTCAACTACGCGCTGTTCGACGCGGCGGAGACAGCTCTGCTCGGCTGCGTTTACATCGACCCACCGGAAAGGGCCGGCGCGGACGGCGAGATCTCCTGGTGGGTGGTGGACGAGCTGGTGGGCAGCAAGGTCGAGCAGGCCCTCGACGCGCTGGTGCCGCAGTGGATCGCCGCCGACTGGCCGTTCGAGCAGCCGCGCTTCCTCGGCCGCGAGATCTCCTGGTCGGACTGGCTCGCCCTGCCGGAGCATCCGGACACGTAA
- a CDS encoding EthD family reductase: MHKLVVLYSEPADPDHFRDYYVTNHLPLVKNWPGPLAWRYSFDVAALEGEAPYFAVFEADFADAAAMDAALASPHGQRLAADVANYATGGAVIIHYPVQDGTG, translated from the coding sequence ATGCATAAGCTTGTTGTCCTGTATTCCGAGCCCGCCGACCCTGACCACTTCCGCGACTACTACGTGACCAACCACCTTCCGCTGGTCAAGAATTGGCCCGGCCCGCTTGCGTGGCGATACAGCTTCGACGTGGCGGCGCTCGAGGGAGAAGCGCCGTATTTCGCGGTCTTCGAAGCCGACTTCGCTGACGCCGCCGCCATGGACGCGGCGCTGGCGTCGCCGCACGGCCAGCGGCTGGCCGCCGATGTCGCCAACTACGCCACCGGCGGTGCGGTCATCATCCACTATCCGGTGCAGGACGGCACCGGCTGA